Proteins encoded by one window of Pempheris klunzingeri isolate RE-2024b chromosome 14, fPemKlu1.hap1, whole genome shotgun sequence:
- the fam114a2 gene encoding protein FAM114A2 isoform X2, producing MSDSEATAAEGPEVASEIQDVSPASTPESSSPTAPDNSTDVAPTRKARRRPDAKPEAEAEETTKAEEQPAKTSSESTVSQGGWGYWGSWGKTILSTATATVATVGQGLTQVMEKAETTLGIPSPTELSAQVEEEQKEQGEASSETDRAAADGSAAVGSAMGMLSSLTSVVQSTGKTVITGGLDALGFIGKKTMDVIAEGDPGFKKTKGLMNRNSTLSQVLREAKEREELQTAEKEYSDSEKKVVAHYGMLFDEFQGLSHLEALEILSRDSESKVKSVLTTLSGDELVQLREELDLIKDSFSLVEFDDEDVDEKKDEDGSEFEREITEALEGLSVSATTAKLSKACKSACSQITTMTRPEKEEEESEEDVKKTLAVEGVHAAAIRSLAELTARSIELFHKLAEMILFSNGSTEANVLSQLTVVLCKEISLLSKKFTSCLTTAGCNEKGDVLNPLITGVFLEASNSASYIQDAFQLLMPILEISHIQRRAESTEQ from the exons ATGTCAGACAGTGAAGCTACAGCAGCGGAGGGTCCAGAGGTGGCATCAGAGATCCAGGATGTCTCTCCTGCATCAACGCCCGAAAGTTCCTCGCCGACCGCGCCCGACAACTCGACTGACGTGGCCCCGACAAGGAAAGCCAGGAGGAGACCAGACGCCAAacctgaagctgaagctgaagagaCGACGAAAGCAGAGGAGCAGCCGGCAAAG ACATCCAGTGAGTCCACTGTGTCCCAGGGCGGTTGGGGGTACTGGGGCAGCTGGGGCAAAACCATCTTATCCACAGCAACAGCTACTGTGGCCACTGTGG GCCAGGGGCTCACTCAGGTGATGGAGAAGGCAGAGACGACGCTGGGAATCCCCAGTCCGACCGAACTGTCGGCGCAAGTTGAGGAAGAGCAGAAAGAGCAGG GTGAAGCCAGCAGTGAGACGGACCGAGCGGCAGCGGATGGGTCGGCGGCCGTGGGAAGCGCAATGGGAATGCTGTCGTCGCTCACCAGCGTCGTCCAGAGCACA GGGAAAACGGTGATAACAGGCGGTCTGGATGCTCTGGGGTTCATCGGGAAGAAGACAATGGATGTGATAGCAGAAGGGGACCCAGGCTTTAAGAAGACCAAAGGACTGATGAACAGGAACTCCACTCTGTCTCAG GTGCTGAGGGAGGCGAAGGAGcgagaggagctgcagacagCGGAGAAAGAATATTCCGATTCTGAGAAGAAGGTGGTCGCTCACTACGGGATGCTGTTTGATGAATTTCAGGGTCTGTCACACCTCGAGGCACTGGAAATTCTGTCTCGAGACAGCGAGTCTAAG gtGAAGTCGGTGCTTACCACTCTGTCAGGAGATGAGCTGGTTCAGCTGAGAGAAGAGCTGGACCTCATCAAGGACTCTTTCTCCCTGGTGGAGTTTGACGATGAGGACGTGGACGAGAAGAAAG ATGAAGATGGCTCAGAGTTTGAGAGGGAGATAACAGAGGCTTTGGAGGGTCTCAGTGTCTCTGCCACAACTGCCAAACTCAGCAAG GCCTGTAAGAGCGCCTGCAGCCAGATCACCACCATGACCAGAccagagaaggaagaggaagagagtgaggaGGATGTTAAGAAAACCCTGGCTGTTGAG GGGGTTCATGCCGCAGCCATCAGGAGTCTGGCAGAGCTGACGGCTCGATCCATTGAGCTTTTCCACAAACTGGCTGAGATGATCCTCTTCTCCAACGGCAGCACGGAGGCCAATGTTCTGTCACA GTTAACTGTTGTTCTGTGTAAAGAGATCTCGCTGCTCTCCAAGAAGTTCACTTCCTGCTTAACAACAGCGGGG TGTAACGAGAAGGGAGATGTCCTCAACCCACTGATAACGGGAGTCTTTTTAGAG GCGTCCAACAGTGCTTCTTACATCCAGGATGCTTTCCAGCTGCTGATGCCCATACTGGAGATCTCCCACATCCAGAGGAGAGCTGAGTCTACAGAGCAGTGA
- the fam114a2 gene encoding protein FAM114A2 isoform X1 yields MSDSEATAAEGPEVASEIQDVSPASTPESSSPTAPDNSTDVAPTRKARRRPDAKPEAEAEETTKAEEQPAKTSSESTVSQGGWGYWGSWGKTILSTATATVATVGQGLTQVMEKAETTLGIPSPTELSAQVEEEQKEQGELCEASSETDRAAADGSAAVGSAMGMLSSLTSVVQSTGKTVITGGLDALGFIGKKTMDVIAEGDPGFKKTKGLMNRNSTLSQVLREAKEREELQTAEKEYSDSEKKVVAHYGMLFDEFQGLSHLEALEILSRDSESKVKSVLTTLSGDELVQLREELDLIKDSFSLVEFDDEDVDEKKDEDGSEFEREITEALEGLSVSATTAKLSKACKSACSQITTMTRPEKEEEESEEDVKKTLAVEGVHAAAIRSLAELTARSIELFHKLAEMILFSNGSTEANVLSQLTVVLCKEISLLSKKFTSCLTTAGCNEKGDVLNPLITGVFLEASNSASYIQDAFQLLMPILEISHIQRRAESTEQ; encoded by the exons ATGTCAGACAGTGAAGCTACAGCAGCGGAGGGTCCAGAGGTGGCATCAGAGATCCAGGATGTCTCTCCTGCATCAACGCCCGAAAGTTCCTCGCCGACCGCGCCCGACAACTCGACTGACGTGGCCCCGACAAGGAAAGCCAGGAGGAGACCAGACGCCAAacctgaagctgaagctgaagagaCGACGAAAGCAGAGGAGCAGCCGGCAAAG ACATCCAGTGAGTCCACTGTGTCCCAGGGCGGTTGGGGGTACTGGGGCAGCTGGGGCAAAACCATCTTATCCACAGCAACAGCTACTGTGGCCACTGTGG GCCAGGGGCTCACTCAGGTGATGGAGAAGGCAGAGACGACGCTGGGAATCCCCAGTCCGACCGAACTGTCGGCGCAAGTTGAGGAAGAGCAGAAAGAGCAGGGTGAGTTGT GTGAAGCCAGCAGTGAGACGGACCGAGCGGCAGCGGATGGGTCGGCGGCCGTGGGAAGCGCAATGGGAATGCTGTCGTCGCTCACCAGCGTCGTCCAGAGCACA GGGAAAACGGTGATAACAGGCGGTCTGGATGCTCTGGGGTTCATCGGGAAGAAGACAATGGATGTGATAGCAGAAGGGGACCCAGGCTTTAAGAAGACCAAAGGACTGATGAACAGGAACTCCACTCTGTCTCAG GTGCTGAGGGAGGCGAAGGAGcgagaggagctgcagacagCGGAGAAAGAATATTCCGATTCTGAGAAGAAGGTGGTCGCTCACTACGGGATGCTGTTTGATGAATTTCAGGGTCTGTCACACCTCGAGGCACTGGAAATTCTGTCTCGAGACAGCGAGTCTAAG gtGAAGTCGGTGCTTACCACTCTGTCAGGAGATGAGCTGGTTCAGCTGAGAGAAGAGCTGGACCTCATCAAGGACTCTTTCTCCCTGGTGGAGTTTGACGATGAGGACGTGGACGAGAAGAAAG ATGAAGATGGCTCAGAGTTTGAGAGGGAGATAACAGAGGCTTTGGAGGGTCTCAGTGTCTCTGCCACAACTGCCAAACTCAGCAAG GCCTGTAAGAGCGCCTGCAGCCAGATCACCACCATGACCAGAccagagaaggaagaggaagagagtgaggaGGATGTTAAGAAAACCCTGGCTGTTGAG GGGGTTCATGCCGCAGCCATCAGGAGTCTGGCAGAGCTGACGGCTCGATCCATTGAGCTTTTCCACAAACTGGCTGAGATGATCCTCTTCTCCAACGGCAGCACGGAGGCCAATGTTCTGTCACA GTTAACTGTTGTTCTGTGTAAAGAGATCTCGCTGCTCTCCAAGAAGTTCACTTCCTGCTTAACAACAGCGGGG TGTAACGAGAAGGGAGATGTCCTCAACCCACTGATAACGGGAGTCTTTTTAGAG GCGTCCAACAGTGCTTCTTACATCCAGGATGCTTTCCAGCTGCTGATGCCCATACTGGAGATCTCCCACATCCAGAGGAGAGCTGAGTCTACAGAGCAGTGA
- the LOC139213300 gene encoding microfibrillar-associated protein 3-like, which yields MLLPQKYHLSRLLLTVLLLGGWTASGAQNRSEPEGVPFTRHAGVPSSGDIVVKEGSSTLIECNVTEGHVDIKWYNSKGALLGEDTGGKWQTLEKGILNITAVSFEDRGRYTCVALTGTGGTRNYTVTLRVAHTDSGLGLYYVIVCLVAFTITMILNVARLCMVSSHLKKTERAINEFFRTEGAEKLQKAFEVAKRIPIVTSAKTQELAKVTQFKTMEFARHMEELARSIPLPPLILNCRTSAEEVAETVNPRLHPQQDSPSVSGNRQVIGPSSSDRNGQEDEEVCQALLSKEREMNPGGGVDVQVSVHPVAEKVPSEDQEAEMYVSVLGPDSQASVSYESNV from the exons ATGTTATTGCCTCAGAAATACCACCTGTCACGCCTGCTTCTCACAGTCCTCTTGCTCGGCGGCTGGACAGCAAGTGGAGCTCAAAACAGGTCAGAGCCGGAGGGGGTGCCCTTCACACGGCACGCCGGCGTCCCCTCTAGCGGGGACATCGTGGTGAAGGAGGGATCCAGCACGCTGATTGAATGCAATGTGACTGAAGGCCACGTTGACATCAAGTGGTATAACTCCAAAGGAGCGCTGCTGGGCGAGGACACAG GTGGGAAGTGGCAGACTCTGGAGAAGGGCATCCTGAACATCACCGCGGTCTCCTTCGAGGACCGCGGCCGCTACACGTGCGTCGCCTTAACTGGCACTGGGGGGACCAGAAACTACACCGTCACTCTGCGTGTAGCCCACACCGACAGCGGCCTGGGCTTATACTACGTCATCGTCTGCCTGGTGGCCTTCACCATCACCATGATCCTCAACGTGGCGCGGCTCTGCATGGtcagcagccacctcaaaaAGACGGAGAGAGCCATCAACGAGTTCTTCCGCACTGAGGGCGCGGAGAAGCTGCAGAAGGCGTTCGAGGTCGCCAAGCGCATTCCCATTGTCACGTCGGCCAAGACGCAGGAGCTCGCCAAGGTCACGCAGTTCAAGACCATGGAGTTCGCCCGTCACATGGAGGAGCTGGCACGGAGCATCCCTCTGCCGCCGCTCATCCTAAACTGTCGTACATCAGCGGAGGAGGTTGCGGAGACGGTGAACCCGCGGCTTCACCCGCAGCAGGACAGTCCATCGGTGTCTGGGAACAGACAAGTTATAGGACCGTCCTCCTCAGACAGAAATGGacaggaggatgaggaggtgtGTCAGGCGCTGCTGTCaaaggaaagagagatgaaCCCTGGAGGTGGCGTTGATGTCCAAGTGTCAGTCCACCCGGTGGCTGAGAAAGTCCCCAGTGAGGATCAGGAGGCTGAGATGTACGTCAGTGTGCTCGGACCAGACTCCCAAGCAAGTGTGTCCTACGAGAGTAACGTGTAG